From the Paramormyrops kingsleyae isolate MSU_618 chromosome 7, PKINGS_0.4, whole genome shotgun sequence genome, one window contains:
- the LOC111843806 gene encoding histone-lysine N-methyltransferase SMYD1-like, whose product MTLVTVEVFDTEKKGRGLRATKDLAAGQVVFAEPSFAAVVFDSLSPQVCHSCFRRQEKLHRCAQCRFAHYCDRTCQRAGWEEHKQECTAIKKRGKAPNENVRLAARILWRIEKSGSIISDGQLTTVEQLQDHVTDMAPNDLKELKVNVHDFLNYWPHNGQKHGVDSISHIFGVINCNGFTLSDQRGLQAVGVGLFPNLCLVNHNCWPNCTVILNHGNQMALNALFHTQRRIELRTLEKISEGDELTVSYIDFLNVSSDRQRILRQQYFFDCTCQHCTEHLKDDLMMAVKDSNKKSDQDVKEVTEFSVKTLEKIEQARIEGNYEEVGKLCRQCLEQQEPVLGDTNLYLLRVLSVASEVLSYRHDFSEAAGYARRMVEGHMKLYHPNNAQLGMATMRAGVTLWQAGQIEAGHSMLCKANGILMITHGPSHSITKDLEAIRLQAEMELQMFQQNEAAYYSLREAALKRQPISNLAEPLEDNIRKLFRGK is encoded by the exons ATGACTCTGGTCACCGTGGAAGTCTTTGATACCGAGAAGAAAGGTCGAGGCCTCAGGGCCACCAAGGACCTAGCAGCAGGTCAGGTGGTCTTCGCTGAGCCCAGCTTTGCAGCCGTGGTTTTTGACAG TCTTTCACCCCAGGTGTGCCACAGCTGTTTCCGACGCCAGGAGAAGCTGCATCGCTGCGCTCAGTGCAGATTTGCTCATTACTGCGACCGGACATGCCAGCGTGCCGGCTGGGAGGAGCATAAGCAGGAGTGCACTGCCATTAAAAAGCGTGGCAAGGCACCCAATGAGAACGTCCG CCTGGCTGCCCGCATACTCTGGCGCATAGAGAAGAGCGGCAGCATCATATCCGACGGCCAGCTCACCACAGTGGAACAGCTGCAGGACCATGTGACAGACATGGCTCCCAATGACCTGAAGGAGCTCAAGGTCAACGTCCATGACTTTCTGAACTACTGGCCTCATAACGGCCAGAAACACGGTGTGGACAGCATCTCTCACATTTTTGGTGTG ATTAATTGTAACGGCTTCACCTTGAGTGACCAGAGAGGACTGCAAGCGGTCGGTGTGGGTTTGTTTCCCAACCTGTGTTTGGTTAACCACAACTGCTGGCCCAACTGCACTGTTATCCTCAACCACGGCAA TCAGATGGCTCTGAACGCTCTCTTTCATACCCAGAGGAG GATAGAGCTGCGAACCCTGGAGAAAATCTCTGAAGGGGATGAGCTTACAGTGAGCTACATTGACTTCCTCAATGTGTCCTCAGACCGCCAGCGTATTCTTAGACAGCAATACTTCTTTGATTGTACCTGTCAGCACTGCACTGAGCACCTGAAGGATGACCTCATGATGGCTGTCAAAGATAGCAATAAG AAATCGGATCAGGATGTGAAGGAAGTAACAGAGTTTAGTGTAAAGACACTGGAGAAGATTGAACAGGCTCGCATTGAGGGTAACTATGAAGAG GTGGGTAAGCTGTGCCGGCAGTGCCTGGAGCAGCAGGAGCCGGTGCTGGGCGACACAAACCTCTACCTGCTGAGAGTCTTGAGCGTAGCCAGTGAGGTGCTTTCATATCGGCATGATTTCTCCGAGGCCGCTGGCTATGCGCGCAGGATGGTAGAGGGACACAT GAAACTATATCATCCAAATAATGCCCAGCTGGGCATGGCCACAATGCGGGCTGGAGTGACCCTCTGGCAGGCTGGCCAGATCGAGGCTGGTCACAGTATGTTATGTAAGGCTAATGGCATCCTCATGATCACCCATGGGCCCTCCCACTCCATCACCAAGGACTTGGAG GCCATACGGCTGCAGGCTGAGATGGAGCTGCAGATGTTCCAGCAGAACGAGGCTGCCTACTATAGCTTGCGGGAGGCGGCCCTCAAGAGACAGCCAATTAGCAACCTGGCAGAGCCCCTAGAAGATAACATAAGGAAGCTGTTTCGTGGGAAATGA